Proteins from one Procambarus clarkii isolate CNS0578487 chromosome 72, FALCON_Pclarkii_2.0, whole genome shotgun sequence genomic window:
- the LOC123773609 gene encoding uncharacterized protein: MVAARLEAWWVALLAARRVTPLVVGTLLLSLLLTPYLLPRFPFPQLPLSPHLASPLLTSSPPLALPSSSLTSLPPQTSSSNSSSPSPHKTTRHHPAYDRRCYKYHTNLHAENICCRTANFSGSISMIHKCITKANAHLLKVHRGNTTSTGGVEVAGYYAAEGSDNTTVGGGNATASGGRGPARSEHWVVFGDSHMRYLLASFLTRFRSPTLQYRLKEKGKWLSAAFLEAELHTHKIWANIEVRDLGVNFHLTFYWDILLKILPRKLTEWEQHPHRSPTLVIFSAALHWMVATLDVYQSQGPEAAVALYRKHIRSFKDQLTRLAANTTTAFKLVDDIMIAGMPNSKKAINTRSNYPLYNKAALEELSGTGVIIWDSTLPLSRAYTLRCEAQPLHTPPWHHWNCLDPGHVGYILVDQYADMIINDYCNKYLNLGQDFCV; the protein is encoded by the exons ATGGTGGCGGCGAGGCTGGAGGCGTGGTGGGTGGCGCTGCTGGCGGCGAGGCGGGTGACGCCGCTGGTGgtggggacgttgttgctctcttTGCTCCTCACCCCTTACCTGCTGCCTCGATTTCCTTTCCCACAACTACCATTGTCACCACACCTTGCATCACCATTGCTaacctcatcaccaccactagcattaccatcatcatcactaacaTCACTTCCACCACAAACATCGTCATCAAACTCAtcatcaccgtcaccacacaaGACCACGAGACACCACCCAGCCTATGACAGACGCTGCTACAAGTACCACACAAACCTTCATGCTGAGAACATATGCTGCAGAACAGCCAACTTCAGTGGCTCTATCAGCATGATCCACAAGTGTATTACCAAGGCCAATGCCCACCTGCTGAAGGTCCACAG AGGAAATACCACTAGCACTGGAGGTGTTGAAGTTGCTGGTTATTATGCTGCTGAAGGTAGTGATAATACTACTGTAGGTGGTGGTAACGCTACCGCGAGTGGTGGGAGAGGGCCTGCCAGGAGCGAGCACTGGGTTGTGTTTGGCGACTCTCACATGCGCTACCTTCTGGCCTCTTTCCTCACTCGCTTCAGAAGCCCCACCCTCCAGTACCGACTTAAAGAAAAG GGCAAGTGGCTTAGTGCAGCTTTTCTAGAGGCCGAACTTCATACTCACAAAATCTGGGCAAATATTGAAGTACGTGACCTGGGAGTTAACTTCCACCTGACCTTCTACTGGGATATATTATTGAAGATCCTGCCGAGGAAGCTGACTGAGTGGGAGCAGCACCCTCACCGCTCTCCGACGCTCGTCATCTTCT CTGCGGCGCTGCACTGGATGGTTGCAACTCTAGACGTGTACCAGAGCCAgggacccgaggcagccgtcgccCTGTACAGGAAACACATCAGAAGCTTCAAGGACCAACTCACCCGCCTTGCAGCCAACACCACTACCGCTTTCAAGCTCGTCGACGACATAATG ATTGCCGGCATGCCTAACTCAAAGAAAGCCATCAACACCCGGAGTAACTACCCGCTGTACAACAAGGCGGCGCTGGAGGAGCTGTCTGGGACGGGTGTGATCATCTGGGACAGCACCCTGCCACTCTCCAGGGCCTACACCCTCCGCTGTGAGGCACAACCCCTGCACACTCCACCCTGGCACCACTGGAACTGCCTGGACCCGGGCCATGTAGGGTACATCCTCGTGGACCAGTATGCTGATATGATCATCAATGATTACTGTAACAAATACCTAAATTTAGGCCAAGACTTTTGTGTCTAG